One window of the Anaeromyxobacter dehalogenans 2CP-C genome contains the following:
- the eno gene encoding phosphopyruvate hydratase: MTEIINVTAREILDSRGNPTVEVEVAVGTGDVGRAAVPSGASTGEHEALELRDGDKARYLGKGVRKAVANVIDEIAPAVVGLDASDQAALDARMIALDGTPTKSKLGANAILGVSLAAAKAAATAHGLPLYRYVGGAGARTLPVPLMNILNGGAHADSNVDIQEFMVVPLGLPTFAEALRCGAEIFHALKKVLKGKGAATGVGDEGGYAPSLASNEEALAVIMEAIGQAGYEPGKQVALALDCAASEFYDKKAGKYELEGEGKSFDGKGLVEYYAQLAAKYPIVSIEDGCDEDDWATWKLLTERLGGKLQLVGDDLFVTNVTRLARGIEQGVTNSILVKVNQIGSLTETLEAVRMAHRAGYTTVMSHRSGETEDTTIADLAVACDCGQIKTGSASRTDRIAKYNQLLRIEEELGTSGRYAGRSAFKALR; this comes from the coding sequence ATGACCGAGATCATCAACGTGACCGCGCGGGAGATCCTCGATTCCCGCGGCAACCCCACGGTCGAGGTCGAGGTGGCGGTCGGCACCGGCGACGTGGGCCGGGCGGCGGTACCCTCCGGCGCGTCCACCGGCGAGCACGAGGCGCTCGAGCTCCGCGACGGCGACAAGGCCCGCTACCTGGGCAAGGGGGTCCGCAAGGCCGTCGCGAACGTGATCGACGAGATCGCGCCCGCCGTCGTCGGCCTCGACGCGTCCGACCAGGCGGCGCTCGACGCGCGCATGATCGCGCTCGACGGCACGCCCACCAAGTCGAAGCTGGGCGCGAACGCCATCCTGGGCGTGTCGCTGGCCGCGGCCAAGGCCGCCGCCACCGCGCACGGCCTGCCGCTGTACCGCTACGTGGGCGGGGCGGGGGCGCGGACGCTGCCGGTGCCGCTCATGAACATCCTGAACGGCGGCGCGCACGCCGACTCCAACGTGGACATCCAGGAGTTCATGGTGGTGCCGCTCGGCCTGCCCACCTTCGCCGAGGCGCTCCGCTGCGGCGCCGAGATCTTCCACGCGCTGAAGAAGGTGCTGAAGGGCAAGGGCGCGGCGACGGGCGTCGGCGACGAGGGCGGCTACGCGCCGAGCCTCGCCTCGAACGAGGAGGCGCTCGCGGTGATCATGGAGGCCATCGGCCAGGCCGGCTACGAGCCGGGCAAGCAGGTGGCGCTCGCGCTCGACTGCGCGGCCAGCGAGTTCTACGACAAGAAGGCCGGCAAGTACGAGCTGGAGGGCGAGGGGAAGAGCTTCGACGGCAAGGGGCTGGTGGAGTACTACGCCCAGCTCGCCGCCAAGTACCCCATCGTCTCGATCGAGGACGGCTGCGACGAGGACGACTGGGCGACCTGGAAGCTGCTGACCGAGCGCCTGGGCGGGAAGCTGCAGCTGGTGGGCGACGACCTGTTCGTCACGAACGTCACCCGGCTCGCGCGCGGCATCGAGCAGGGCGTGACGAACTCGATCCTCGTGAAGGTGAACCAGATCGGCTCGCTCACCGAGACGCTGGAGGCGGTCCGGATGGCGCACCGCGCCGGCTACACCACCGTGATGAGCCACCGCTCCGGCGAGACCGAGGACACCACCATCGCCGACCTGGCGGTCGCCTGCGACTGCGGGCAGATCAAGACCGGCTCGGCGTCCCGCACCGACCGCATCGCCAAGTACAACCAGCTGCTCCGCATCGAGGAGGAGCTGGGCACGTCCGGCCGGTACGCCGGCCGCAGCGCGTTCAAGGCGCTGCGCTGA
- the thiC gene encoding phosphomethylpyrimidine synthase ThiC, producing MRADWIAKRRGQANVSQMHYARDGVVTEEMAFVAARERLEPELVRAEVARGRMVIPANVRHPELEPLAIGIEACCKINANIGNSAVTSNIDEELAKLRVCLKYGADTVMDLSTGGDIPQIREAILRASPIPVGTVPIYECLAHVKDVADLTPELMLEIIEAQAAQGVDYMTIHAGVLRDFIPLAAHRITGIVSRGGALMAQWMLANKAENPFFTHFEQICEIFKRYDVTFSLGDGLRPGCLADASDAAQFAELKALGDLTRKAWEHGVQVMVEGPGHVPLDQIPMNMEKERELCSEAPFYVLGPLVTDIAPGYDHITSAIGAAVAAQHGAAMLCYVTPAEHLGLPDIDDVREGIVAYKIAAHAADVARHRPGARDRDDALSRARYAFDWNKQFELSLDPDTARAKHDETLPHEAFKSAEFCSMCGPKFCSMKIHGHLAEAAAAQDEAANGAAAKPAGGLQVLP from the coding sequence ATGCGCGCCGACTGGATCGCGAAGCGTCGTGGGCAGGCCAACGTCAGCCAGATGCACTACGCCCGCGACGGCGTGGTCACCGAGGAGATGGCGTTCGTGGCGGCGCGCGAGCGCCTCGAGCCCGAGCTGGTCCGCGCCGAGGTGGCCCGCGGCCGGATGGTGATCCCGGCGAACGTCCGCCACCCCGAGCTCGAGCCGCTCGCGATCGGCATCGAGGCCTGCTGCAAGATCAACGCGAACATCGGCAACAGCGCCGTCACCTCGAACATCGACGAGGAGCTGGCCAAGCTGCGGGTCTGCCTGAAGTACGGCGCCGACACGGTGATGGACCTCTCCACCGGCGGCGACATCCCGCAGATCCGCGAGGCCATCCTGCGCGCCAGCCCGATCCCGGTGGGCACCGTGCCCATCTACGAGTGCCTGGCGCACGTGAAGGACGTGGCCGACCTCACGCCCGAGCTGATGCTCGAGATCATCGAGGCGCAGGCGGCGCAGGGCGTGGACTACATGACCATCCACGCCGGCGTGCTGCGGGACTTCATCCCGCTCGCGGCGCACCGGATCACCGGCATCGTCTCGCGCGGCGGCGCCCTGATGGCGCAGTGGATGCTCGCGAACAAGGCGGAGAACCCGTTCTTCACGCACTTCGAGCAGATCTGCGAGATCTTCAAGCGCTACGACGTGACCTTCTCGCTGGGCGACGGGCTGCGCCCGGGCTGCCTCGCCGACGCCTCCGACGCGGCGCAGTTCGCGGAGCTGAAGGCGCTCGGCGACCTGACCCGCAAGGCGTGGGAGCACGGCGTGCAGGTGATGGTCGAGGGCCCGGGCCACGTCCCGCTCGACCAGATCCCCATGAACATGGAGAAGGAGCGGGAGCTCTGCAGCGAGGCCCCGTTCTACGTGCTCGGGCCGCTCGTCACCGACATCGCCCCCGGCTACGACCACATCACCAGCGCCATCGGCGCGGCGGTGGCGGCGCAGCACGGCGCGGCCATGCTCTGCTACGTCACGCCGGCCGAGCACCTCGGGCTGCCGGACATCGACGACGTCCGCGAGGGCATCGTCGCCTACAAGATCGCGGCCCACGCGGCCGACGTGGCGCGCCACCGGCCGGGCGCCCGCGACCGCGACGACGCGCTCTCCCGCGCCCGCTACGCGTTCGACTGGAACAAGCAGTTCGAGCTGTCGCTCGACCCGGACACGGCGCGCGCGAAGCACGACGAGACGCTGCCGCACGAGGCGTTCAAGTCGGCGGAGTTCTGCTCGATGTGCGGGCCGAAGTTCTGCTCGATGAAGATCCACGGCCACCTCGCCGAGGCCGCCGCCGCCCAGGACGAGGCGGCGAACGGCGCGGCCGCGAAGCCGGCCGGCGGCCTGCAGGTCCTCCCCTAG
- a CDS encoding rhodanese-like domain-containing protein: MNRILRLTVLAAAALAAGAGTARAEGAPYREASVDEVAKLLATPGARAFDANGPETYAKAHLPGATLVAYRTYEARELPADKDAPLVFYCKNTR, translated from the coding sequence ATGAACCGGATCCTGCGTCTCACCGTGCTCGCCGCGGCGGCCCTCGCCGCCGGCGCCGGCACCGCGCGCGCCGAGGGCGCGCCGTACCGGGAGGCGTCGGTGGACGAGGTGGCGAAGCTCCTCGCCACGCCCGGCGCCCGCGCCTTCGACGCGAACGGCCCGGAGACCTACGCGAAGGCCCACCTGCCCGGGGCCACGCTCGTCGCGTACCGCACGTACGAGGCGCGCGAGCTGCCGGCGGACAAGGACGCGCCGCTCGTCTTCTACTGCAAGAACACGCGTTGA
- a CDS encoding hydroxymethylglutaryl-CoA lyase: MAHRVTVYEVGPRDGLQNEARTVPTADKLALIGALAAAGLRRIEASSFVSPRWIPQLADAAEVTAALPAVDGTSYVVLVPNAKGLDRLAIALARAGEGHPPVEAAVFLSASETHNRKNLNRTVAETLGELEALVPAALARGLRVRGYVSTVWGCPYEGPVDPGRAAEIVERLLALGCHQVSLGDTIGVGTPNQTRRILALLRTRARPEQIALHMHDTRGTALANVLAGLEEGVTTFDASIGGLGGCPYAPGASGNLATEDLVYMLDGMGLETGVDFRKLVAAGALAQRLVGRTLPGKALQAELARAAPVAPAGG; this comes from the coding sequence ATGGCCCACCGGGTGACGGTGTACGAGGTCGGCCCGCGGGACGGGCTCCAGAACGAGGCGCGCACCGTCCCGACCGCGGACAAGCTGGCGCTCATCGGGGCGCTCGCGGCCGCGGGGCTGCGCCGCATCGAGGCCTCGAGCTTCGTGTCGCCGCGCTGGATCCCGCAGCTCGCCGACGCCGCCGAGGTGACGGCGGCGCTCCCCGCGGTGGACGGGACCTCGTACGTGGTGCTGGTGCCGAACGCGAAGGGGCTGGACCGGCTCGCGATCGCGCTGGCCCGCGCGGGCGAGGGGCACCCGCCGGTGGAGGCCGCGGTGTTCCTCTCCGCCTCCGAGACGCACAACCGCAAGAACCTGAACCGCACCGTCGCCGAGACGCTCGGGGAGCTGGAGGCGCTCGTGCCCGCCGCGCTCGCCCGCGGCCTGCGCGTGCGCGGGTACGTCTCCACGGTGTGGGGCTGTCCGTACGAGGGCCCGGTCGATCCCGGCCGCGCCGCCGAGATCGTCGAGCGGCTGCTCGCGCTCGGCTGCCACCAGGTGTCGCTCGGCGACACCATCGGCGTGGGCACGCCCAACCAGACCCGCCGCATCCTGGCGCTGCTGCGCACCCGCGCCCGGCCGGAGCAGATCGCGCTGCACATGCACGACACCCGCGGCACCGCGCTCGCGAACGTGCTCGCGGGCCTGGAGGAGGGCGTCACCACCTTCGACGCCTCGATCGGCGGCCTCGGCGGCTGCCCGTACGCGCCGGGGGCCTCCGGCAACCTCGCCACCGAGGATCTCGTCTACATGCTCGACGGGATGGGGCTCGAGACCGGGGTGGACTTCCGGAAGCTGGTGGCCGCCGGCGCGCTGGCGCAGCGGCTGGTGGGGCGGACCTTGCCGGGCAAGGCGCTGCAGGCGGAGCTGGCGCGGGCGGCGCCGGTGGCGCCGGCGGGAGGCTGA
- a CDS encoding enoyl-CoA hydratase-related protein: protein MDLRVERKDAVEVWTIDGASRRNSITMGLLRALREQLARAGGDRALRCVVVTGDGDKAFCAGADLKERAGMSADDVHRFHEGLRDALRAVEQAPQPFVAALNGAALGGGLELALACDLRIAADSAQLGLPEVALGIIPGGGGTQRLARLVGVARAKDLVLTARRIGAAEALAMGLVTQIAPPGRLLDEALALAARIARNAPVSLRQAKRAIDGGFHLPLEEALALEHRMYQDCLGTRDRREALAAFAEKRPPVFTGE from the coding sequence ATGGATCTCCGGGTGGAGCGCAAGGACGCGGTCGAGGTGTGGACCATCGACGGCGCCTCGCGGCGGAACTCGATCACGATGGGGCTGCTCCGCGCGCTGCGCGAGCAGCTCGCGCGCGCCGGGGGCGACCGGGCGCTGCGGTGCGTGGTCGTCACCGGCGACGGCGACAAGGCGTTCTGCGCCGGCGCCGACCTGAAGGAGCGCGCCGGGATGTCCGCGGACGACGTGCACCGCTTCCACGAGGGGCTGCGCGACGCGCTCCGCGCCGTCGAGCAGGCGCCGCAGCCGTTCGTCGCCGCGCTGAACGGCGCGGCGCTGGGGGGCGGCCTGGAGCTGGCGCTCGCGTGCGACCTGCGCATCGCGGCCGACTCGGCCCAGCTCGGGCTGCCGGAGGTGGCGCTCGGCATCATCCCCGGCGGCGGCGGCACGCAGCGGCTGGCGCGGCTGGTGGGCGTCGCGCGGGCGAAGGACCTCGTCCTGACGGCGCGGCGGATCGGCGCCGCCGAGGCGCTCGCCATGGGGCTCGTCACCCAGATCGCGCCGCCCGGCCGGCTCCTGGACGAGGCGCTCGCGCTGGCCGCCCGCATCGCCCGGAACGCGCCGGTGTCGCTGCGCCAGGCGAAGCGCGCCATCGACGGCGGGTTCCACCTGCCGCTCGAGGAGGCGCTCGCGCTGGAGCACCGGATGTACCAGGACTGCCTCGGCACCCGCGACCGGCGCGAGGCGCTGGCCGCGTTCGCCGAGAAGCGCCCGCCGGTGTTCACGGGCGAGTAG
- a CDS encoding acyl-CoA carboxylase subunit beta, with translation MDADGTPGGGAVARDDSPDARIARELQRVEQGGAAKYHAKNAEQGKRFARERIALLLDPGSFVEDGALANALDPDLPADGVVTGMGRMDGRPVCVMANDSTVKAGSWGARTVEKILRIQEVAAAQRLPLFYLVDSAGARITDQVEMFPGRRGAGRIFHNEVHLSGVVPQICLLFGPSAAGGAYIPAFCDVVVMVEGNASMYLGSPRMAEMVIGEKVTLEELGGARMHCSVSGCGDFLVKTEEEAIALARRWFSYLPASHRALPPEAPARPPRPGGRAPADIVPRDQNKPFDMLELVEAIVDEGSFLEVKRLWAGELVTGLARIDGQVVGIVANQPKVKGGVLFVDSADKATRFIWLCDAFNVPLLYLADVPGFMIGTKVERAGIIRAGAKMVGAVSEATVPRICVVVRKAYGAGLYAMDGPAFGPSATLALPEAMIAVMGPEAAVNAVYFNKIQEKPEAERAAYVEALREEYRADIDLLKLASELVVDAVVPGERLRDELSRRFRIYAAGHEPPRERKRGVLPV, from the coding sequence ATGGACGCGGACGGAACGCCCGGAGGTGGCGCAGTGGCCCGAGACGACTCGCCGGACGCGCGCATCGCGCGGGAGCTGCAGCGGGTGGAGCAGGGCGGCGCGGCGAAGTACCACGCCAAGAACGCGGAGCAGGGCAAGCGCTTCGCGCGGGAGCGGATCGCGCTCCTGCTCGACCCGGGGAGCTTCGTCGAGGACGGCGCGCTCGCGAACGCGCTCGACCCTGACCTGCCCGCGGACGGCGTCGTCACCGGCATGGGCCGGATGGACGGCCGGCCGGTGTGCGTGATGGCGAACGACTCCACCGTGAAGGCGGGGAGCTGGGGCGCGCGCACGGTGGAGAAGATCCTGCGCATCCAGGAGGTCGCGGCCGCGCAGCGGCTGCCGCTGTTCTACCTGGTGGACTCGGCCGGCGCGCGGATCACCGACCAGGTGGAGATGTTCCCGGGCCGGCGCGGCGCCGGGCGCATCTTCCACAACGAGGTGCACCTCTCGGGCGTGGTGCCGCAGATCTGCCTGCTGTTCGGGCCGTCGGCGGCGGGCGGCGCGTACATCCCCGCGTTCTGCGACGTGGTCGTCATGGTGGAGGGGAACGCCTCCATGTACCTGGGCTCGCCGCGCATGGCCGAGATGGTCATCGGCGAGAAGGTGACGCTGGAGGAGCTGGGCGGCGCGCGCATGCACTGCTCCGTGTCCGGGTGCGGCGACTTCCTGGTGAAGACCGAGGAGGAGGCCATCGCGCTGGCGCGGCGCTGGTTCTCCTACCTGCCCGCGAGCCACCGGGCGCTGCCGCCCGAGGCCCCCGCCCGGCCGCCGCGCCCCGGCGGCCGCGCGCCCGCCGACATCGTGCCGCGCGACCAGAACAAGCCGTTCGACATGCTCGAGCTCGTCGAGGCGATCGTGGACGAGGGCTCGTTCCTGGAGGTGAAGCGGCTGTGGGCGGGCGAGCTCGTCACCGGGCTCGCCCGCATCGACGGCCAGGTGGTGGGCATCGTCGCGAACCAGCCGAAGGTGAAGGGCGGGGTGCTGTTCGTGGACTCCGCCGACAAGGCGACCCGCTTCATCTGGCTGTGCGACGCGTTCAACGTGCCGCTGCTCTACCTCGCCGACGTGCCCGGGTTCATGATCGGCACGAAGGTCGAGCGGGCCGGCATCATCCGGGCCGGGGCCAAGATGGTGGGCGCCGTGTCGGAGGCGACCGTCCCGCGCATCTGCGTGGTGGTGCGCAAGGCGTACGGCGCCGGACTCTACGCGATGGACGGCCCCGCGTTCGGCCCGTCGGCCACGCTGGCGCTGCCCGAGGCGATGATCGCGGTGATGGGGCCGGAGGCCGCGGTGAACGCGGTCTACTTCAACAAGATCCAGGAGAAGCCCGAGGCCGAGCGGGCCGCCTACGTGGAGGCCCTGCGCGAGGAGTACCGCGCCGACATCGACCTGCTCAAGCTGGCGAGCGAGCTGGTGGTGGACGCGGTGGTGCCGGGCGAGCGGCTGCGCGACGAGCTCTCCCGCCGGTTCCGGATCTACGCCGCGGGCCACGAGCCGCCCCGCGAGCGCAAGCGCGGCGTCCTGCCGGTCTAG
- a CDS encoding acyl-CoA dehydrogenase family protein has translation MDFELPEELVEIQRTVRAFCEAEVRPHAAAWDASETFPREVVAKLGAMGLLGITVPERYGGAGMGALAVAVVVEEVARFDGSLALTVASHNGLGTGHIARFGTDAQKERYLPALATGERLAAWALTEPGSGSDASAMRTTAVRRGDGWVLSGSKTFITQGTVGGSFVVLARTDPGRRHHGITAFILEPGMKGFSQRPIHGKLGMRSSDTAQLFLDEVEVPDAQRLGDVDRGFIDTLQILDRGRITIGALAVGLGRGALEESRAYARERQAFGKPIAEFQAIGFMLADMATELDAARLLVRRAAAMCDAGQPFGAAASMAKLYASEAAMRATSRAIQIHGGYGYTRDFPVERHFRDAKLTEIGEGTSEVQRMVISREILR, from the coding sequence ATGGACTTCGAACTCCCCGAGGAGCTGGTCGAGATCCAGCGGACCGTCCGCGCCTTCTGCGAGGCGGAGGTGAGGCCGCACGCGGCCGCGTGGGACGCGAGCGAGACCTTCCCGCGCGAGGTGGTGGCGAAGCTCGGCGCCATGGGGCTGCTCGGCATCACCGTGCCGGAGCGGTACGGCGGCGCCGGCATGGGCGCGCTCGCGGTCGCGGTGGTGGTAGAGGAGGTGGCGCGCTTCGACGGCTCGCTCGCGCTCACCGTGGCGAGCCACAACGGCCTCGGCACCGGCCACATCGCGCGGTTCGGCACGGACGCGCAGAAGGAGCGCTACCTGCCGGCGCTCGCGACGGGCGAGCGGCTGGCCGCCTGGGCGCTCACCGAGCCGGGGAGCGGCTCCGACGCCTCGGCCATGCGCACCACCGCGGTGCGCCGGGGCGACGGCTGGGTGCTGTCCGGCTCGAAGACGTTCATCACCCAGGGGACGGTGGGCGGCAGCTTCGTGGTGCTGGCCCGGACCGACCCGGGGCGGCGCCACCACGGGATCACCGCGTTCATCCTCGAGCCGGGCATGAAGGGGTTCAGCCAGCGCCCCATCCACGGGAAGCTCGGGATGCGCAGCTCCGACACGGCGCAGCTCTTCCTCGACGAGGTCGAGGTCCCCGACGCCCAGCGGCTCGGCGACGTGGACCGCGGCTTCATCGACACGCTGCAGATCCTCGACCGCGGGCGGATCACCATCGGCGCGCTGGCGGTGGGGCTCGGCCGCGGCGCGCTGGAGGAGTCCCGGGCGTACGCCCGGGAGCGGCAGGCGTTCGGCAAGCCCATCGCCGAGTTCCAGGCGATCGGCTTCATGCTCGCCGACATGGCCACCGAGCTCGACGCGGCGCGGCTGCTGGTCCGGCGGGCGGCCGCGATGTGCGACGCGGGCCAGCCGTTCGGCGCCGCGGCCTCCATGGCGAAGCTGTACGCCAGCGAGGCGGCCATGCGCGCCACCTCGCGCGCGATCCAGATCCACGGCGGCTACGGCTACACCCGCGACTTCCCGGTGGAGCGCCACTTCCGCGACGCGAAGCTGACCGAGATCGGCGAGGGGACGAGCGAGGTGCAGCGGATGGTCATCTCGCGGGAGATTCTGAGGTAG
- the meaB gene encoding methylmalonyl Co-A mutase-associated GTPase MeaB yields MPSPSIAARVLAGEVRAAARLMRDLDDRLPEAEATLRALFPRTGRAYVVGLTGAPGAGKSSLTDRLIGHYRRMGKTVGVIAVDPTSAFSGGAILGDRIRMQDHALDEGVFIRSLGTRGHLGGLSRSTSDLVQVMDAMGKDVILVETVGVGQDEIEVATLAHTVVVVAVPGLGDDVQAIKAGVLEIADVFAVNKADREGADRTVRDLQTMLEVRRTVMGLGPAPADHDAAHRFTGGPVPPAGPARTAWEPPIVRTVAVRDEGVAELISAVDAHRAHLEATGGRREREVARARAAFVAVLRERLLAGALARLEAEKGRLDAVAERIAARSADPYQLADELAALLRA; encoded by the coding sequence ATGCCATCCCCATCGATCGCAGCGCGCGTGCTCGCGGGCGAGGTCCGCGCCGCCGCCCGCCTGATGCGCGACCTCGACGACCGGCTCCCGGAGGCCGAGGCCACGCTGCGGGCGCTGTTCCCGAGGACCGGCCGGGCCTACGTGGTCGGCCTCACCGGCGCGCCCGGCGCGGGCAAGTCCTCGCTCACGGACCGGCTCATCGGCCACTACCGCCGGATGGGCAAGACCGTCGGCGTGATCGCGGTGGACCCGACCAGCGCGTTCTCCGGCGGCGCCATCCTGGGCGATCGGATCCGGATGCAGGATCACGCGCTCGACGAGGGCGTGTTCATCCGCTCGCTCGGCACCCGCGGCCACCTGGGCGGCCTGTCGCGCTCCACCTCCGACCTCGTCCAGGTGATGGACGCCATGGGCAAGGACGTCATCCTGGTGGAGACGGTCGGCGTCGGGCAGGACGAGATCGAGGTCGCCACGCTGGCGCACACGGTGGTGGTGGTGGCGGTGCCGGGGCTGGGCGACGACGTCCAGGCCATCAAGGCGGGCGTGCTCGAGATCGCCGATGTGTTCGCGGTGAACAAGGCCGACCGGGAGGGCGCCGACCGGACCGTGCGCGACCTGCAGACCATGCTGGAGGTGCGCCGCACCGTCATGGGCCTCGGGCCCGCGCCGGCCGACCACGACGCGGCGCATCGCTTCACCGGCGGTCCCGTGCCGCCCGCCGGGCCGGCCCGGACGGCCTGGGAGCCGCCCATCGTCCGCACCGTGGCGGTGCGCGACGAGGGCGTGGCGGAGCTGATCTCGGCGGTGGACGCGCACCGCGCCCACCTGGAGGCCACCGGCGGGCGCCGCGAGCGCGAGGTGGCCCGGGCCCGGGCCGCGTTCGTGGCGGTGCTGCGGGAGCGGCTGCTGGCCGGGGCGCTGGCGCGCCTCGAGGCGGAGAAGGGGCGGCTCGACGCGGTGGCCGAGCGGATCGCGGCCCGGAGCGCCGATCCGTACCAGCTCGCGGACGAGCTGGCCGCGCTGCTGCGGGCCTGA
- the rnc gene encoding ribonuclease III, protein MGEDRGPAQEPAGAPPEPDPALDPVGALEARLGLAVADREAALAALTHKSYVNEHREDGLQDNERLEFLGDAVIDLAVSHRLMERFPSAREGDLSKMRAAVVDEQGLAEMARTLDLGALLRLGRGEELTGGRQKSSLLADAMEAVIAAIYRGQGLPAVLSFVDRFLGEAFARAAAGTLDRDFKTQLQELSQSRLRATPRYRVVAEHGPDHSKTFEVETDLRGEVMGRGAGRSKKDAEQAAARLALDALGRRLAPEAGQAGAEPAAPGSAAAAPAEAPEALAAPAAPSGAEPEPARPAPPPEAVSPEPEREVHAAEHAPAGGEAGAAEPPGHAPAPRRRRAAPSGGRKAAAPARPRKAAPARKAPAAGKGTKGAAKGARKGARPRR, encoded by the coding sequence ATGGGTGAGGATCGAGGACCAGCGCAGGAGCCCGCGGGCGCGCCGCCGGAGCCGGACCCGGCGCTCGACCCGGTGGGCGCGCTGGAGGCGCGGCTCGGCCTCGCGGTCGCCGACCGCGAGGCCGCGCTGGCCGCGCTCACGCACAAGTCGTACGTGAACGAGCACCGCGAGGACGGGCTGCAGGACAACGAGCGGCTGGAGTTCCTGGGCGACGCGGTGATCGACCTGGCCGTGTCGCACCGGCTCATGGAGCGCTTCCCGTCGGCGCGCGAGGGCGACCTCTCCAAGATGCGCGCGGCGGTGGTGGACGAGCAGGGGCTCGCCGAGATGGCCCGCACGCTCGATCTCGGCGCGCTGCTGCGCCTCGGCCGCGGCGAGGAGCTGACCGGCGGCCGGCAGAAGTCGTCGCTGCTCGCCGACGCGATGGAGGCGGTGATCGCCGCCATCTACCGCGGGCAGGGGCTCCCGGCGGTGCTCTCGTTCGTGGACCGCTTCCTGGGCGAGGCGTTCGCGCGCGCCGCGGCCGGCACGCTGGACCGCGACTTCAAGACCCAGCTCCAGGAGCTCTCGCAGAGCCGGCTGCGCGCCACCCCGCGCTACCGCGTGGTCGCCGAGCACGGCCCGGACCACTCGAAGACGTTCGAGGTGGAGACCGACCTGCGCGGCGAGGTGATGGGGCGCGGCGCCGGGCGATCGAAGAAGGACGCGGAGCAGGCGGCCGCGCGGCTCGCGCTCGACGCGCTGGGTCGCCGCCTGGCGCCGGAGGCGGGCCAGGCCGGGGCGGAGCCCGCCGCGCCCGGGTCCGCGGCCGCAGCGCCCGCCGAGGCTCCCGAGGCGCTGGCCGCCCCGGCCGCGCCCTCCGGCGCCGAGCCGGAGCCCGCGCGCCCCGCGCCGCCGCCCGAGGCGGTCTCGCCCGAGCCGGAGCGCGAGGTCCACGCGGCGGAGCACGCGCCCGCCGGCGGGGAGGCCGGCGCGGCCGAGCCCCCGGGCCACGCCCCGGCCCCCCGGCGCCGCCGCGCGGCCCCGTCCGGCGGGCGGAAGGCCGCCGCCCCGGCGCGCCCGCGCAAGGCCGCCCCCGCGCGAAAGGCTCCGGCGGCAGGGAAGGGCACGAAGGGCGCCGCCAAGGGAGCCCGCAAGGGGGCGCGCCCCCGGCGCTGA
- a CDS encoding peptidylprolyl isomerase — protein sequence MTRSSLLVISLFVSLALPPAARAQAPAAAPAKGKDLYAVLETSRGKIGVKLLPAEAPKTVENFVQLAEGKKAFTDPLTGQQRKAPYYDGLLFHRVIPGFMIQGGDPATRGAPLGSSAQKNLPFGVSGPGYKFDDELPAPGTKLFEKPCVLAMANAGPNTNGSQFFITEGAGDRVPQLEPRACDSKSGVCGYTRFGQGVCGCDLVGGIARAGNSQTRLVKVTITAERPTCK from the coding sequence ATGACGCGCTCCTCCCTTCTGGTGATTTCACTGTTCGTGTCGCTGGCCCTCCCGCCCGCCGCCCGCGCGCAGGCCCCCGCGGCCGCCCCGGCCAAGGGCAAGGACCTGTACGCCGTGCTCGAGACCTCGCGCGGCAAGATCGGCGTGAAGCTGCTGCCGGCCGAGGCCCCGAAGACCGTCGAGAACTTCGTCCAGCTCGCCGAGGGCAAGAAGGCCTTCACCGACCCGCTCACCGGCCAGCAGCGCAAGGCGCCGTACTACGACGGCCTGCTGTTCCACCGGGTGATCCCGGGCTTCATGATCCAGGGCGGCGATCCGGCCACCCGCGGCGCGCCGCTGGGCAGCTCCGCGCAGAAGAACCTCCCGTTCGGCGTCTCCGGGCCGGGCTACAAGTTCGACGACGAGCTGCCGGCGCCGGGGACCAAGCTGTTCGAGAAGCCGTGCGTCCTCGCCATGGCGAACGCGGGCCCGAACACGAACGGCTCGCAGTTCTTCATCACCGAGGGCGCCGGGGATCGCGTGCCGCAGCTGGAGCCCCGGGCCTGCGACTCGAAGTCGGGCGTGTGCGGCTACACGCGCTTCGGGCAGGGGGTGTGCGGCTGCGACCTGGTGGGCGGGATCGCCCGCGCCGGCAACTCGCAGACGCGGCTGGTGAAGGTGACCATCACCGCCGAGCGCCCCACCTGCAAGTAG